One Chaetodon trifascialis isolate fChaTrf1 chromosome 21, fChaTrf1.hap1, whole genome shotgun sequence genomic window carries:
- the LOC139349452 gene encoding cytohesin-1-like isoform X1: MGTVSELCASSFQAFLCPSVRPGAPAAATVPDDLSPEERQELESIRRRKQELLHDIQRLKDEIAEVTNEIENLGLTEERKSMQRNKQMAMGRKKFNMDPKKGIRFLIDSSLLKNTSDDIAKFLYKGEGLNKTAIGDYLGERDDFNIQVLHAFLDLHEFTDLNLVQALRQFLWSFRLPGEAQKIDRMMEAFAQRYCRCNPGVFQSTDTCYVLSFAVIMLNTSLHNPNVKDKPSVQRFTAMNRGINDGGDLPEELLRNLYDSIKNEPFKIPEDDGNDLTHTFFNPDREGWLLKLGGGRVKTWKRRWFILTDNCLYYFEYTTDKEPRGIIPLENLSIREVDDSKKPNCFELFIPDHKDQVIKACKTEADGRVVEGNHTFYRISAPTAEEKDEWINSIKAAISKDPFYEMLAARKKKVSSLKGL, from the exons tgcCTGATGACCTCAGtccagaggagagacaggagctGGAAAGCATTCGCCGCAGAAAACAAGAGCTGCTGCACGACATacaa aGGCTGAAGGATGAGATAGCAGAGGTGACCAATGAGATTGAAAACCTGGGCCTGACTGAAGAGAG gaAAAGCATGCAGAGGAATAAACAGATGGCCATGGGCCGAAAGAAGTTCAACATGGACCCCAAGAAG GGGATTCGCTTCTTGATTGACAGCTCCCTCCTAAAAAACACCAGCGACGACATCGCCAAGTTTCTCTACAAGGGCGAGGGGCTCAATAAGACGGCTATCGGCGACTATCTTGGGGAGAG AGACGACTTCAACATCCAGGTTCTGCACGCCTTCCTGGACCTACACGAGTTCACCGACTTGAACCTGGTTCAGGCTCTCAGGCAGTTCCTGTGGAGCTTCCGGCTGCCCGGCGAGGCTCAGAAGATCGACCGCATGATGGAGGCGTTCGCCCAGAGATACTGCCGCTGTAACCCAGGAGTGTTTCAGAGCAcag ATACGTGTTACGTGCTGTCGTTCGCTGTGATCATGTTGAACACCAGTCTACACAACCCGAACGTGAAGGACAAACCGTCCGTTCAGAGATTCACGGCCATGAACAGAGGCATCAACGATGGAGGAGACCTGCcggaggagctgctcagg AACCTGTACGACAGCATCAAGAACGAGCCCTTTAAGATcccagaggatgatgggaacgacctcacacacaccttctttAACCCGGACAGGGAAGGATGGCTGCTCAAACTGGG AGGTGGACGAGTTAAAACCTGGAAGAGACGCTGGTTTATTCTCACAGATAACTGCCTCTACTACTTTGAATACACAACT GATAAAGAACCCAGAGGAATTATTCCACTGGAAAATCTGAGTATCAGAGAAGTCGATGACTCCAAGAAACCG AACTGCTTTGAGCTCTTCATCCCGGACCACAAAGATCAGGTGATCAAGGCCTGCAAGACGGAGGCGGACGGCCGCGTCGTTGAGGGAAACCACACGTTTTACAGAATCTCTGCCCCGACCGCAGAGGAGAAGGACGAATGGATCAACAGCATCAA AGCTGCCATCAGCAAAGACCCCTTCTATGAGATGCTGGCCGCTCGGAAGAAGAAGGTGTCGTCTCTTAAGGGGCTGTAG
- the LOC139349452 gene encoding cytohesin-1-like isoform X2, with the protein MVLKSEDGVVPDDLSPEERQELESIRRRKQELLHDIQRLKDEIAEVTNEIENLGLTEERKSMQRNKQMAMGRKKFNMDPKKGIRFLIDSSLLKNTSDDIAKFLYKGEGLNKTAIGDYLGERDDFNIQVLHAFLDLHEFTDLNLVQALRQFLWSFRLPGEAQKIDRMMEAFAQRYCRCNPGVFQSTDTCYVLSFAVIMLNTSLHNPNVKDKPSVQRFTAMNRGINDGGDLPEELLRNLYDSIKNEPFKIPEDDGNDLTHTFFNPDREGWLLKLGGGRVKTWKRRWFILTDNCLYYFEYTTDKEPRGIIPLENLSIREVDDSKKPNCFELFIPDHKDQVIKACKTEADGRVVEGNHTFYRISAPTAEEKDEWINSIKAAISKDPFYEMLAARKKKVSSLKGL; encoded by the exons tgcCTGATGACCTCAGtccagaggagagacaggagctGGAAAGCATTCGCCGCAGAAAACAAGAGCTGCTGCACGACATacaa aGGCTGAAGGATGAGATAGCAGAGGTGACCAATGAGATTGAAAACCTGGGCCTGACTGAAGAGAG gaAAAGCATGCAGAGGAATAAACAGATGGCCATGGGCCGAAAGAAGTTCAACATGGACCCCAAGAAG GGGATTCGCTTCTTGATTGACAGCTCCCTCCTAAAAAACACCAGCGACGACATCGCCAAGTTTCTCTACAAGGGCGAGGGGCTCAATAAGACGGCTATCGGCGACTATCTTGGGGAGAG AGACGACTTCAACATCCAGGTTCTGCACGCCTTCCTGGACCTACACGAGTTCACCGACTTGAACCTGGTTCAGGCTCTCAGGCAGTTCCTGTGGAGCTTCCGGCTGCCCGGCGAGGCTCAGAAGATCGACCGCATGATGGAGGCGTTCGCCCAGAGATACTGCCGCTGTAACCCAGGAGTGTTTCAGAGCAcag ATACGTGTTACGTGCTGTCGTTCGCTGTGATCATGTTGAACACCAGTCTACACAACCCGAACGTGAAGGACAAACCGTCCGTTCAGAGATTCACGGCCATGAACAGAGGCATCAACGATGGAGGAGACCTGCcggaggagctgctcagg AACCTGTACGACAGCATCAAGAACGAGCCCTTTAAGATcccagaggatgatgggaacgacctcacacacaccttctttAACCCGGACAGGGAAGGATGGCTGCTCAAACTGGG AGGTGGACGAGTTAAAACCTGGAAGAGACGCTGGTTTATTCTCACAGATAACTGCCTCTACTACTTTGAATACACAACT GATAAAGAACCCAGAGGAATTATTCCACTGGAAAATCTGAGTATCAGAGAAGTCGATGACTCCAAGAAACCG AACTGCTTTGAGCTCTTCATCCCGGACCACAAAGATCAGGTGATCAAGGCCTGCAAGACGGAGGCGGACGGCCGCGTCGTTGAGGGAAACCACACGTTTTACAGAATCTCTGCCCCGACCGCAGAGGAGAAGGACGAATGGATCAACAGCATCAA AGCTGCCATCAGCAAAGACCCCTTCTATGAGATGCTGGCCGCTCGGAAGAAGAAGGTGTCGTCTCTTAAGGGGCTGTAG
- the LOC139349452 gene encoding cytohesin-1-like isoform X3: MQRNKQMAMGRKKFNMDPKKGIRFLIDSSLLKNTSDDIAKFLYKGEGLNKTAIGDYLGERDDFNIQVLHAFLDLHEFTDLNLVQALRQFLWSFRLPGEAQKIDRMMEAFAQRYCRCNPGVFQSTDTCYVLSFAVIMLNTSLHNPNVKDKPSVQRFTAMNRGINDGGDLPEELLRNLYDSIKNEPFKIPEDDGNDLTHTFFNPDREGWLLKLGGGRVKTWKRRWFILTDNCLYYFEYTTDKEPRGIIPLENLSIREVDDSKKPNCFELFIPDHKDQVIKACKTEADGRVVEGNHTFYRISAPTAEEKDEWINSIKAAISKDPFYEMLAARKKKVSSLKGL; the protein is encoded by the exons ATGCAGAGGAATAAACAGATGGCCATGGGCCGAAAGAAGTTCAACATGGACCCCAAGAAG GGGATTCGCTTCTTGATTGACAGCTCCCTCCTAAAAAACACCAGCGACGACATCGCCAAGTTTCTCTACAAGGGCGAGGGGCTCAATAAGACGGCTATCGGCGACTATCTTGGGGAGAG AGACGACTTCAACATCCAGGTTCTGCACGCCTTCCTGGACCTACACGAGTTCACCGACTTGAACCTGGTTCAGGCTCTCAGGCAGTTCCTGTGGAGCTTCCGGCTGCCCGGCGAGGCTCAGAAGATCGACCGCATGATGGAGGCGTTCGCCCAGAGATACTGCCGCTGTAACCCAGGAGTGTTTCAGAGCAcag ATACGTGTTACGTGCTGTCGTTCGCTGTGATCATGTTGAACACCAGTCTACACAACCCGAACGTGAAGGACAAACCGTCCGTTCAGAGATTCACGGCCATGAACAGAGGCATCAACGATGGAGGAGACCTGCcggaggagctgctcagg AACCTGTACGACAGCATCAAGAACGAGCCCTTTAAGATcccagaggatgatgggaacgacctcacacacaccttctttAACCCGGACAGGGAAGGATGGCTGCTCAAACTGGG AGGTGGACGAGTTAAAACCTGGAAGAGACGCTGGTTTATTCTCACAGATAACTGCCTCTACTACTTTGAATACACAACT GATAAAGAACCCAGAGGAATTATTCCACTGGAAAATCTGAGTATCAGAGAAGTCGATGACTCCAAGAAACCG AACTGCTTTGAGCTCTTCATCCCGGACCACAAAGATCAGGTGATCAAGGCCTGCAAGACGGAGGCGGACGGCCGCGTCGTTGAGGGAAACCACACGTTTTACAGAATCTCTGCCCCGACCGCAGAGGAGAAGGACGAATGGATCAACAGCATCAA AGCTGCCATCAGCAAAGACCCCTTCTATGAGATGCTGGCCGCTCGGAAGAAGAAGGTGTCGTCTCTTAAGGGGCTGTAG